The following proteins are co-located in the Trichomycterus rosablanca isolate fTriRos1 chromosome 14, fTriRos1.hap1, whole genome shotgun sequence genome:
- the LOC134326211 gene encoding maternal embryonic leucine zipper kinase-like has protein sequence MSSGEVVCDALENKEAEGETTDGEGQEEKTTNMNPDSQYTLGELLGKEDCGSVYEGDHKADGNQVEVPCTVPETDDISEGTSRVVEDVSELHKCYEVHETIGSGGYATVKLARHIRTEEPVAIKILEKKELGDELFDLRIEIKALKNLNHQHVCRLYQVMETADQIYMVLEFCPGGDLFDHVDNNDRLSEEETRRIFRQIVSALAYVHSQGYAHRDLKPGGLGTALIEGCGTPPYLAPEIIDDKPYHGAEADVWSLGVVLYDMLCGHLPFDGDNFVELHEQITKGHFDTPDWLSPGSVLLIKEMLQVVPERRIKVEHLLDHEWVMKGYSSPVEWHSTCQLDHLDEESITEMAVMFRQSNQSTKQLVSEWKFDQITATYLLLLRRKQRSSPVCSLADV, from the exons ATGAGTTCTGGAGAAGTCGTCTGTGATGCTCTCGAGAACAAGG AGGCTGAAGGAGAAACCACCGACGGAGAAGGTCAAGAGGAAAAGACGACCAACATGAACCCGGACAGCCAATACACCCTTGGAGAGCTGCTGGGAAAGGAAGACTGCGGTTCAGTCTATGAAGGAGACCATAAGGCAGATGGGAACCAG GTTGAGGTGCCATGCACTGTACCCGAGACGGACGACATCTCAGAGGGAACGTCACGTGTGGTTGAGGACGTCTCCGAGCTGCACAAGTGCTATGAGGTTCACGAAACCATTGGATCAG GTGGTTATGCAACGGTCAAGCTCGCCAGGCACATTCGGACTGAAGAGCCAGTGGCCATCAAGATCCTGGAGAAGAAAGAGCTCGGG GATGAGTTGTTCGATTTGAGGATCGAGATTAAAGCCCTGAAGAACCTCAATCATCAGCACGTGTGCCGCTTGTACCAAGTCATGGAGACTGCTGACCAGATCTACATGGTGCTTGAG TTTTGTCCGGGTGGAGATCTGTTCGACCACGTCGATAATAACGACAGGTTGTCGGAGGAGGAGACGCGCAGGATCTTCCGTCAGATCGTCTCGGCGCTGGCCTACGTCCACAGCCAGGGATACGCCCACCGTGACCTTAAGCCA GGTGGATTGGgtactgctctgattgagggctGTGGAACCCCTCCCTACTTGGCACCAGAAATCATTGATGATAAACCCTATCATGGTGCagag gcagATGTTTGGAGCTTGGGTGTTGTCCTATATGACATGCTGTGTGGCCACCTCCCGTTCGATGGTGACAACTTTGTGGAGCTCCATGAACAAATCACT AAAGGACATTTTGACACTCCTGACTGGCTGTCTCCTGGTTCTGTACTGCTGATTAAGGAAAtgctgcag GTGGTTCCAGAGCGGCGCATAAAGGTGGAGCATCTGCTGGATCACGAGTGGGTAATGAAGGGGTACAGCAGCCCTGTAGAATGGCACAGCACATGCCAG cTGGATCATCTAGATGAGGAGAGCATCACCGAGATGGCTGTGATGTTCAGACAGTCCAACCAAAGCACCAAGCAGCTGGTGTCTGAG tggaaGTTTGATCAGATCACAGCTACGTATCTTTTGCTCTTGAGAAGGAAGCAGCGCAGTAGTCCAGTGTGTAGCTTAGCGGACGTGTAA